In the Zingiber officinale cultivar Zhangliang chromosome 5A, Zo_v1.1, whole genome shotgun sequence genome, TCTTCAGGAGGAACAGAATGTGGATCCAGCCCTCTAGGTAAGCGTGCATTGCATATTTGGTTGGACATGTTATTTGATCGATCTTTTATTTTATCTGGGTTCAcctgaaaattaaataaaacatcATCAGGCATTTCTATAGTTTGGTATATCCTATTCGTCCTATAGCAACAAAAGAAGTGTGTCTTTATTTGCTCAAATCATTTAAACAGAAATAATCAGAAAGAAGATAGAGTCAGTTAATACACAGATAGAAACCATTTCTTAGGCAAAGCAGCAAAGATCTCTTATTTGTGAACTAAAACACAGTATCTGGGATAAAATAGCAAATATTGGTTGTTATTGAGAAAAAATTGCTTGCTGTTAAGAAAACATACATTCTGCAGAATCATCAAAGGAAAGTGAGCCAAATTATATACAATATTTTCATCCAATCAAATAAATCACTTTACAACTAACAAAAATGTCATCTAGTATCTGATATGGATATGCAGCTTTATTTCCATCCAAACCTATGTAAATGATCACTTGGAATCACAAGAACAAATCTTGAGTGTTGACTTACTATCCACCATATTTTATGGATTAAAGATATTGGGTTGTCGTTAGGAAGCAACACACACACACGCAAAAAATGTCAATGCAGCAGAGACTAGGGATAAGAGAACGCTAAGATGAACGAGTGTAGCtactagaaaaataaaatgaaaaatattattcaacaacaataacaacattcCATTATGTAAACAAGCCAGAGGGAACTTACCCTACACATTGGAAAGAGCTTACAGATATTTTCTATTACCACTGCCTGACGACGGATACATTCAGGAGTGATGCCCgtctgtcaaaaaaaaaaaaaacacagtgCTTTCATGTCAGCTAGACCAAACTAggcaagaaaaagaataaaacatAGAAAAAACTAAAACAACAACATTCAAACCTTATCTCACTAGATGAGCTCAGTTATATGGATCCTTCAATGCTTTTGGGCTCTAACATACTATataatcatttatatttaaataaattttatcttatttcatTATTGTTAACCAAGTTttctttggtcttcctcttcctcatttaataagtgtatttgtcatagtttcacatcatctAACTGAAGCATTTATTGGACATCTAAATATATATTTGTGCTATCTTAAACATGTTTCTAAGAGTTTTAGCTCAATAGATGTGACCTGACTTTCTCTaatattctcatttcttattttgttcataCTCGTATGTTCGcatatccaccttaacattctcatctccaTGACTCTCATCTTCTACTTGTGTGCACGAGTCATACCCCAACATTTAGCTCTATGTAATATAATAGGTCTAACCGCCTTATTGCAGAACTTTCTTTTAAGTTTCAGAAGTACTTTATGATCACAAAGAACATCTTACATTCTCCTTCATTTTAactatcctgcttgtattctatataagacatctcttaACCATTTCATCCTTCtgcaaaaatgatcctatatATTTAAAACTTCTTGGTTACTGACAATTTGCCatctcctattttaacaattATCTTTTTACATAtaatattgttaaatttaaattttatatattttatctttactcTACTTAAGTCTAAAAGAAAGTAATAAAACAACAAAATAGAAAAGACTTAATGCATTTAGTTTAGAAGGTTATATAGTATGCTTATATATTTTAATCCCTTGCCATAACTCAAGAAACCAGTAATATAAATGCAAAAGTTGATTAAATGTTATGATACTTACATCAACCAGCCGCTGATTGGACATAAGATCACTTCTGAGTTTATCTAATACTTCTGTTTGCTTGTTTTTCATCTAAAACATGAATAATTAACAACAGTTCAGACATATTAGAAGCATACAATTGAACAAAGGACGAATAAGTGTAGGAAGAGTATAAAAGTAAAATTATCTCACTGTAGAAAATGCTAATTCCAATGAACCGTATTTCAACTTCAGATCATTTGATTCTTTGGAAACTTTAGCCTTATCTGCAAGAGCAATAGAAGTTTCAAGAAAATTGGACAGCAACATAATGAAGCATCCTTGCTCCAAGAAGGGATGCTTTAACTTGCATTACCTACAAAGAAACAAACCTTCAGCAAGTTTCTTCTTCAAGTAGGTTAGCCGTTCCTTCAATTTCTTGAGTTCCACATTTTGCACCGCTCTCCAGTTAATCTGCTGATCTGCTTTCCTCTAAAACACAAACAGCAAAACATTTAAcgaaaataaacttaaatttcacCTAAAAGAAAGAGCATAAAAGATAAGTTTATGCTCTGTCGAAGAAAAATCCATTAGTAAAAACAATTGAGCgaaataaagttttttttcaaaCGAGATGAAAATACAGTGGTACCATTCgggaaatttgaaattgaaagtcACTAGTGTAGTACAATACAAAGTCAAAACGCCACAGACAACAGGTTTGAAGGCTAACCTTCTTGGCGAGCAAATCGTCCAGCTTGGAATAGTGAGATTTACAGACGGTATTCAGAGATTTCAACAGAGCGCTGTACTCGTTTAACCTGAAATTTCCGAAATTATATCACTACATACAGACAATTTCCCATATCCAGCTCCATATCAAAGATGTTCAAAAGAAATCACTAGCCTGTGGTTAACGCAGGGAGCACAAATTGATGCAAGATTTGAACCCTCGCAGATGGCGCAGCAACTGCTGCTGGGCTTCCTCGCCATCAACTGACACCGGATTCGACCACGATCCAGCGACTGATCGCCAACAACAGAATGGAGACTTCGATTTTGTTTCTGGAAACTCGATCTGAAGCTAGGTTTTCGTCACGTTTTGGAATATTGGGGCTTTGAAGAGAGCAGACCGTGGCAAATTCGTCGCGGGTTTCATAGGCATTGATAAAACTTGGAGGAGCAGAATGAAATATCGTCAAATTCTTGGGGAAGATTAAAACTGCGCCCTGTAACATAAGAGAGAAGAGAGGTACTTTATTTATATTTCATAAGTTGTTTAGGGTAATATATAACCTTCCAAATTTTGGAAAGATAAAAAAGGAAATAAGTAAACTAGGAGGAGCAAAATGCCATTTTCTCTTATTAGTTGGGCTCCAATGGATTTCAGCCAAATGGGCATTTGGCCCAGTAGTTTTCATTGGCATTCGAATCAAGGCTTCGCCTTATATATAGAGTTGGCCGAGAGCCATCTCATTTCTTGGGTTAGGGTTTCACGATTCCGAACCATCTGCTGCGAGGATggctgcggcggcggcggagTCAGTCCAGTGCTTCGGAAGGAAGAAAACAGCTGTGGCAGTGGCGCACTGCAAGCGCGGCCGTGGCCTTATCAAGGTTAACGGCGTTCCCATCGAGCTGGTGAAGCCGGAGATCCTCCGTCTCAAGGCCTTCGAGCCGATCCTCCTCCTCGGGCGGCAACGATTCGCGGGCGTCGATCTCCGCATCCGCGTCAAGGGCGGCGGCAAGACCTCCCAGATCTACGCCATCCGCCAGAGCATCGCTAAAGCCCTTGTCGCCTACAATC is a window encoding:
- the LOC121982925 gene encoding 40S ribosomal protein S16-like produces the protein MAAAAAESVQCFGRKKTAVAVAHCKRGRGLIKVNGVPIELVKPEILRLKAFEPILLLGRQRFAGVDLRIRVKGGGKTSQIYAIRQSIAKALVAYNQKYVDEQSKQEIKDILVRYDRTLLVADPRRCEPKKFGGRGARARFQKSYR